Sequence from the Rhodococcus pseudokoreensis genome:
TAGTGGGCCTCGTCAGCCCCTGGTCTCGGCCACCAAGGCAGGGGGTTCGGGAAGGTCCTCGAGCACCTCGGCCTGCCCGGCGACCACCCCCGTCAAGATCCCGCGCGCGACGCGAAGCAGCTCGGCGATGCGGGGTGAGGTCAGCGCGTAGGACACCGACAGGCCTTCCCGCCGGGCGGTGACCAGGCCTGCGCGTCGCAGGATCGACAGCTGCTGGGACAGGTTCGCCGGTTCGATGCCCACCTCGGGCAACATCTCGGAGACGGCGTGTTCGCGTTCGCTGAGCAGCTCGAGGACCCGGATGCG
This genomic interval carries:
- a CDS encoding ArsR/SmtB family transcription factor produces the protein MAANSRQPLYQMKADFFKTLGHPARIRVLELLSEREHAVSEMLPEVGIEPANLSQQLSILRRAGLVTARREGLSVSYALTSPRIAELLRVARGILTGVVAGQAEVLEDLPEPPALVAETRG